A region from the Lycium barbarum isolate Lr01 chromosome 8, ASM1917538v2, whole genome shotgun sequence genome encodes:
- the LOC132607279 gene encoding NADH--cytochrome b5 reductase 1: MEFLERPDAQLIVGVAVAVVAVGATAYLYLSSKKSKVCLNPEEFKGFKLVKRTQLSHNVAKFRFELPTPTSVLGLPIGQHISCRGKDSQGEEVVKPYTPTTLDSDVGYFELVIKMYPQGRMSHHFREMRVGDYMEVKGPKGRFKYQPGQVRAFGMLAGGSGITPMFQVARAILENPNDRTKVHLIYANVTSEDILLKEELDGLTANYPDRFKVYYVLNQPPEGWSGGVGFVSKEMIQTHCPAPAADIKILRCGPPPMNKAMAAHLEALGYTPEMQFQF, translated from the exons ATGGAGTTCTTGGAAAGACCTGATGCTCAATTGATTGTTGGGGTTGCTGTTGCTGTTGTTGCTGTTGGTGCTACTGCATATCTTTACCTGTCTTCCAAGAAGTCCAAAG TATGTTTAAATCCTGAAGAATTCAAGGGATTTAAGCTTGTTAAGCGCACACAACTTAGCCATAATGTGGCAAAGTTCAGATTTGAACTTCCAACACCCACTTCCGTGTTGGGCCTACCCATTGGACAGCACATTAGTTGCAG GGGCAAAGATAGTCAAGGTGAAGAGGTTGTTAAACCATACACACCAACTACTTTGGACTCTGACGTTGGATATTTTGAATTAGTTATAAAG ATGTATCCTCAAGGAAGGATGTCACATCATTTCCGGGAAATGCGTGTGGGTGATTATATGGAAGTGAAGGGACCGAAG GGACGCTTTAAGTACCAGCCTGGCCAAGTTAGAGCATTTGGAATGCTTGCAGGAGGCTCTGGCATTACCCCGATGTTCCAG GTTGCTAGAGCTATTCTTGAAAATCCTAACGACAGGACGAAGGTGCACCTGATATATGCTAATGTCACTTCTGAAGATATTCTTCTGAag GAAGAGTTGGACGGCCTTACTGCTAACTATCCTGACCGTTTCAAAGTTTATTACGTCTTGAATCAG CCTCCGGAAGGATGGAGTGGTGGTGTTGGATTTGTCTCCAAAGAAATGATCCAGACTCATTGCCCTGCCCCAGCAGCTGACATTAAG ATACTGAGGTGCGGTCCACCACCAATGAACAAGGCTATGGCTGCTCATCTTGAAGCCCTTGGATATACCCCGGAGATGCAATTCCAATTCTAA